One segment of Mycolicibacterium sp. YH-1 DNA contains the following:
- a CDS encoding SDR family NAD(P)-dependent oxidoreductase, with protein MQVAIVTGASSGIGFGTAVKLAESGIAVLGTGRDEARLADLASAIGDPERVATLAVDLTADDGPARVVDAAVKRWGRIDFLVNNAGVGSPKPLHETDDESLDYFLGLMLRAPFRLARDVMPHMASGSAIINVTSTFAVVGGLRGGAYSAAKGGLTALTTHIACQYGPQGIRCNAVAPGVTVTPMVEHRLEDERFRKINTEMTPYPRLGRVEDLASTIAFLCSPGGSFINGQTIVVDGGWSSTKYLSDFALSSEWVAR; from the coding sequence ATGCAGGTAGCGATCGTCACGGGTGCCAGCAGCGGGATCGGCTTCGGCACAGCCGTCAAACTGGCCGAGTCGGGTATCGCGGTGCTTGGCACCGGGCGCGACGAGGCCCGCCTGGCCGATCTCGCCTCGGCTATCGGTGATCCCGAGCGCGTCGCCACACTCGCCGTCGACCTGACCGCCGATGACGGTCCCGCCCGCGTGGTGGACGCTGCGGTGAAGCGGTGGGGCCGCATCGACTTCCTGGTGAACAATGCGGGAGTCGGCAGCCCCAAGCCGCTGCACGAGACCGACGACGAGTCCCTGGACTACTTCCTCGGTCTGATGCTGCGGGCACCGTTCCGGTTGGCACGCGACGTGATGCCGCACATGGCGTCGGGTTCGGCGATCATCAACGTGACGTCCACCTTCGCCGTCGTCGGCGGCCTGCGCGGCGGCGCGTACTCGGCGGCCAAGGGCGGGCTGACGGCGCTGACCACACACATCGCCTGCCAGTACGGGCCGCAGGGCATCCGCTGCAACGCCGTGGCACCCGGCGTCACGGTCACACCCATGGTCGAACACCGACTGGAGGACGAACGCTTCCGCAAGATCAACACTGAGATGACGCCGTACCCACGGCTGGGCCGGGTGGAGGATCTGGCGAGCACCATCGCGTTCCTGTGCTCTCCCGGAGGGAGTTTCATCAACGGGCAGACGATCGTCGTCGACGGCGGCTGGTCATCGACGAAGTATCTGTCGGACTTCGCGTTGTCCTCGGAGTGGGTGGCGAGATGA
- a CDS encoding AMP-binding protein, whose translation MRWSDERAAQAYDAGLWIRGTLADALRLAARDTPERVVLVDGDVELDCRELYRRSAALAAALVDRMPTGSVVSFMLPNWHEAAVVYLGATLAGMVVNPILPSLRDHELRFILDDADSRMVFVPSQFRGFDYAAMLTRVTATLQCPPEVVVVRGDSREHTSFDDLLTDSQPAPVGELDPDAVRMIMYTSGTTGRPKGVLHSHNSIHALITQIRRHWSIEPGDKFLVPSPIAHIGGSIYAFECPLLAGSTAVLMERWDADEAVGLLVAQRCTHMAGATPFLEQILAAAERAGTDLPDLKVFICGGASVPPSLIRRATEYFARALVTRVYGSTEVPVTTVGSPHDADRAADTDGAPGIAQVALTGDDSATEGEIVARGAQMLVGYLHAEDEIGAFDADGYYRTGDLGRWDGDCLVVTGRAKDIIIRNGENISPKEVEDILVGHPDIAEIAVVGLPDPRTGERACAVVVPAHGTPGPAVADLRRFLGARGVATFKVPEQVAIWEALPRNDAGKVLKHHIRATLTNEGG comes from the coding sequence ATCCGGTGGAGTGACGAACGTGCCGCGCAGGCCTACGATGCCGGTCTCTGGATTCGGGGCACACTCGCGGACGCATTACGACTGGCGGCGCGCGACACCCCCGAGCGCGTCGTGCTGGTCGACGGCGATGTGGAACTCGACTGCCGCGAGCTTTACCGGCGCTCTGCCGCCCTGGCGGCGGCGCTCGTCGACCGGATGCCAACCGGCAGCGTGGTGTCCTTCATGCTGCCCAACTGGCACGAGGCAGCCGTGGTGTACCTGGGCGCCACGCTGGCAGGCATGGTGGTGAATCCGATCCTTCCGTCGCTGCGCGATCACGAACTGCGCTTCATCCTCGATGACGCCGACAGCCGGATGGTCTTCGTCCCGTCGCAGTTTCGCGGCTTCGACTACGCGGCAATGCTGACCCGCGTGACGGCCACATTGCAGTGCCCGCCCGAAGTGGTCGTGGTGCGCGGCGATTCGCGCGAGCACACCAGCTTCGACGACTTGCTCACCGACTCCCAGCCAGCGCCGGTCGGCGAACTCGATCCCGACGCCGTCCGCATGATCATGTACACCTCGGGTACCACGGGCCGCCCCAAGGGTGTTCTACACAGCCATAACTCGATCCACGCGTTGATCACCCAGATCCGACGGCACTGGTCGATCGAACCGGGCGACAAGTTCCTGGTCCCCTCCCCCATCGCGCACATCGGCGGCTCCATCTACGCCTTCGAGTGCCCCCTGCTTGCCGGTTCCACGGCTGTGCTGATGGAGCGCTGGGACGCCGATGAGGCGGTCGGGCTTCTGGTGGCGCAGCGCTGCACGCACATGGCCGGAGCCACACCGTTCCTGGAGCAGATTCTCGCCGCGGCAGAGCGCGCAGGCACCGACCTGCCCGATCTGAAGGTTTTCATCTGCGGCGGCGCGTCAGTACCGCCGTCGCTGATCCGCAGGGCCACAGAGTATTTCGCACGGGCGCTGGTGACAAGGGTGTACGGCTCCACCGAGGTGCCCGTGACTACTGTGGGCTCACCGCACGACGCCGACCGGGCGGCGGACACCGACGGCGCTCCTGGTATCGCGCAGGTCGCGCTGACCGGTGACGACTCGGCCACCGAAGGTGAGATCGTGGCCCGCGGCGCGCAGATGCTGGTCGGCTACCTGCATGCCGAGGACGAGATCGGCGCCTTCGATGCCGACGGCTACTACCGCACCGGTGATCTCGGACGCTGGGATGGCGACTGCCTGGTGGTGACGGGCCGGGCGAAGGACATCATCATCCGCAACGGCGAGAACATCTCCCCCAAGGAGGTCGAGGACATTCTCGTCGGACACCCCGACATTGCCGAGATAGCCGTGGTCGGGCTTCCCGACCCGCGCACCGGTGAGCGCGCGTGTGCGGTGGTCGTTCCTGCGCACGGCACCCCTGGGCCCGCGGTGGCCGACCTTCGGCGATTCCTCGGAGCACGGGGTGTCGCGACGTTCAAAGTGCCCGAGCAGGTGGCGATCTGGGAGGCCCTGCCCAGGAACGACGCGGGCAAGGTCTTGAAGCATCACATCCGAGCGACGCTGACCAACGAAGGTGGATGA
- a CDS encoding polyprenyl synthetase family protein translates to MTSTLPQAQAVPHVASPLEDYLALCKEACDGEINRLYGPRQHGSSGGLYDLILDYPLRGGKALRPALGIAICLGLGGHLEAILPTAATLELYHNAFLIHDDIEDESWWRRGKPTLHIDHGIPIAVNVGDAMLSLSLQPLLDNVERVGLGPALRILRAIATMTRRTVEGQAIELEWVRSNAWRLDDADYLEMVELKTSWYSFITPLQAGAVAAGADPDQLAQLESLGRHLGAAFQITDDLLNLRADPEDYGKEIGGDLWEGKRTLMLLHALRSAQPRDRERAVAIIGRRRPSATGELGLTDLLDRLVTRGDLSSAGRVELAARLNGAHAEPKSLNDIRWLYELMHQVGSLDHARRIAAHHARGAAEVLSGMGWLPSSQHRDALVGLVDYVHGRTR, encoded by the coding sequence ATGACGTCGACTCTGCCTCAGGCACAAGCTGTTCCGCACGTCGCGAGCCCGCTCGAGGACTATCTCGCGTTGTGCAAGGAGGCCTGTGACGGCGAGATCAATCGGCTCTATGGTCCCCGTCAACACGGGTCAAGCGGCGGCCTCTACGACCTGATTCTCGACTACCCACTGCGCGGTGGGAAGGCGCTGCGGCCCGCGCTCGGCATCGCCATCTGCCTCGGGCTCGGAGGACACCTCGAGGCGATTCTGCCGACAGCCGCGACACTGGAGCTCTATCACAACGCCTTCCTCATCCACGATGACATCGAGGATGAATCATGGTGGCGGCGCGGCAAACCCACGCTGCACATCGACCATGGCATTCCCATCGCGGTGAACGTGGGCGACGCCATGCTCTCGCTGTCGCTACAACCCCTGCTCGACAACGTCGAACGCGTCGGGCTCGGACCGGCCCTGCGGATTCTGCGAGCCATCGCGACCATGACCCGGCGGACCGTCGAGGGCCAGGCCATCGAACTCGAATGGGTCCGTTCCAATGCCTGGCGGCTCGATGACGCGGACTACCTCGAGATGGTCGAACTGAAGACCAGCTGGTACTCGTTCATCACACCGCTGCAGGCTGGCGCGGTCGCCGCGGGTGCCGACCCAGATCAGTTGGCACAGCTGGAATCCCTCGGGCGACACCTCGGGGCGGCCTTCCAAATCACCGATGACCTGCTTAACCTGCGCGCGGACCCGGAGGACTACGGCAAGGAGATCGGCGGTGATCTCTGGGAGGGCAAACGGACCCTGATGCTCCTGCACGCCTTGCGATCTGCGCAGCCGAGGGATCGGGAACGCGCCGTCGCCATCATCGGCCGACGGCGGCCAAGCGCGACCGGGGAGCTTGGCCTCACCGATCTGCTGGACCGGCTCGTCACCCGCGGCGACCTCTCGTCGGCCGGACGGGTCGAACTCGCGGCTCGGCTGAACGGCGCCCACGCGGAGCCCAAGAGCCTCAACGACATTCGCTGGCTCTACGAGCTGATGCACCAGGTCGGCTCGCTCGACCACGCCAGGCGGATCGCCGCCCACCATGCGCGCGGGGCGGCTGAGGTGCTGTCCGGTATGGGCTGGCTGCCATCCAGCCAACACCGCGACGCATTGGTCGGGCTGGTCGACTACGTGCACGGGCGGACCCGATGA
- a CDS encoding long-chain fatty acid--CoA ligase, whose amino-acid sequence MNLFGILDQIATRHGDRGAIFLGTRQLHTWRELRDRALRLATSLRQVYPVGTRIAVATENRPEIVELMFAAWAAECVVVPVNYKLHALEMVQILEDADAAMVFASPKIAQGLTPATAIAVESLDGAAYTARFNVEPAAAPRDTDPAALAWLFYTSGTTGRSKGAMLSHRNLMAMAVSHLADFDNPDENCSLLHGAPMSHGSGMYILPYVLRGARQVVPESAAFEPDEFLDLCGHHPSTSSFLAPTMVARLVATGRPRPANLNTVIYGGGPMYVESLKRAMAAFGPIFEQLYGQGEAPMTITGLRQRDHLAGNGLADDATLGSVGYPRSGVDVAVLTDAGTSAAVGEIGEIVCRGDVVMSGYWNNPEATAATLRNGWLRTGDMGSFDERGYLTLRDRSKDVVISGGSNIYPREVEEVLVTHPDVVEACVVGAPDEDWGEVVVAFIVGTADPAALDTHLLERIARFKRPKRYVFVDELPKNSYGKVLKRELRERLG is encoded by the coding sequence ATGAACCTGTTTGGCATTCTGGATCAGATCGCCACGCGCCACGGTGACCGCGGCGCGATATTCCTCGGGACGCGGCAACTGCACACCTGGCGGGAGCTGCGTGACCGCGCGCTACGCCTCGCCACATCGCTTCGCCAGGTGTACCCGGTGGGCACGCGCATCGCTGTCGCAACCGAGAACCGCCCGGAGATCGTGGAACTGATGTTCGCGGCGTGGGCCGCGGAGTGCGTCGTGGTCCCCGTCAACTACAAGCTGCACGCGCTCGAGATGGTGCAGATCCTCGAGGACGCCGACGCGGCAATGGTGTTCGCGTCGCCCAAGATCGCGCAGGGCCTGACACCGGCAACTGCGATAGCGGTTGAGTCGCTCGACGGTGCCGCGTACACCGCCCGATTCAATGTCGAGCCGGCGGCGGCACCGCGCGATACCGACCCGGCCGCCCTGGCGTGGCTGTTCTACACCAGCGGAACCACCGGCCGATCGAAGGGCGCGATGCTCTCGCATCGCAACCTGATGGCAATGGCGGTCTCGCACCTGGCCGACTTCGACAATCCCGACGAGAACTGCAGCCTGCTGCACGGCGCCCCGATGTCGCACGGGTCCGGAATGTACATCCTCCCCTACGTGTTGCGCGGTGCGCGGCAGGTGGTGCCGGAGTCCGCCGCCTTCGAGCCCGACGAGTTCCTGGACCTGTGCGGGCATCACCCGAGCACCAGCAGCTTTCTGGCCCCCACCATGGTGGCGCGCCTAGTCGCGACGGGACGACCGCGCCCCGCCAACCTGAACACCGTGATCTACGGCGGCGGCCCGATGTATGTGGAGAGCCTGAAGCGGGCGATGGCGGCGTTCGGTCCGATCTTCGAGCAGCTCTACGGTCAGGGCGAGGCACCCATGACGATCACCGGGCTGCGCCAGCGCGATCACCTCGCCGGCAATGGGTTGGCCGACGACGCGACCCTGGGGTCGGTCGGCTACCCACGCTCCGGTGTCGACGTTGCCGTGCTGACCGATGCGGGCACATCCGCGGCCGTTGGCGAGATCGGCGAAATCGTCTGCCGCGGTGACGTCGTCATGTCGGGCTACTGGAACAACCCCGAGGCCACGGCCGCCACACTGCGGAACGGCTGGCTGCGCACCGGCGATATGGGATCGTTCGACGAACGCGGCTACCTGACGCTGCGCGACCGCAGCAAGGACGTGGTGATCAGCGGAGGAAGCAACATCTACCCTCGCGAGGTGGAGGAGGTGCTCGTCACCCACCCCGACGTTGTCGAGGCGTGCGTGGTCGGTGCACCCGATGAGGACTGGGGCGAGGTGGTGGTGGCGTTCATTGTCGGCACCGCCGACCCGGCCGCGCTGGACACGCACCTGCTGGAGCGCATCGCCCGGTTCAAGCGGCCCAAGCGTTATGTGTTCGTCGACGAGCTGCCCAAGAACAGCTACGGCAAGGTCCTCAAGCGCGAACTGCGGGAGCGTCTGGGCTAA
- a CDS encoding GntR family transcriptional regulator gives MSTEVGVPADHRYMQVARTLRKEIVDGIYPVGTQLPTEHELCERFGVSRYTVREALRRLRDDNLVASRPRAGTMVVARAASNSYAQEVMSINDLLAFAAGARFAIESNAMVTLDEDLAAHTGLPVGSEWLVVRGTRQSDDNPVPICRTEYYINRSFAAVGRLLQRHTGPIFPLVEDLFGVSVVEVAQEIAAVLASPGLAEELQVDEGTAALEMRRTYTTSDGEIAQVTVNTHPSSRFRYSMTMRRVKG, from the coding sequence ATGAGTACCGAGGTCGGGGTCCCGGCAGACCACCGCTACATGCAGGTGGCGCGAACCCTGCGCAAGGAGATCGTCGACGGGATCTACCCGGTGGGGACGCAGTTACCCACCGAGCACGAACTGTGCGAGCGGTTCGGTGTGAGTCGCTACACCGTGCGCGAGGCACTGCGCAGGCTTCGGGACGACAATCTGGTCGCCTCGCGGCCACGGGCCGGAACCATGGTGGTCGCCCGTGCCGCATCGAATTCCTATGCCCAGGAAGTGATGTCGATCAACGACCTGCTCGCGTTCGCGGCAGGCGCGCGGTTCGCCATCGAGTCCAACGCCATGGTGACCCTCGACGAGGACCTCGCCGCGCACACCGGTCTGCCGGTCGGCTCGGAGTGGCTGGTGGTGCGCGGCACGAGGCAGTCCGACGACAACCCCGTCCCCATCTGCCGCACGGAGTACTACATCAACCGATCGTTCGCCGCGGTCGGACGGCTGCTGCAGCGTCACACCGGGCCGATCTTTCCGCTTGTCGAGGACCTCTTCGGAGTCAGCGTGGTGGAGGTGGCCCAGGAGATCGCCGCCGTGCTGGCATCACCAGGTCTGGCCGAGGAACTGCAGGTCGACGAGGGCACCGCAGCACTCGAGATGCGTCGCACGTACACGACCTCCGACGGCGAGATCGCCCAGGTCACGGTGAACACGCATCCCTCATCGCGGTTCCGGTACTCGATGACGATGCGGCGAGTGAAGGGTTAG
- a CDS encoding SCP-2 sterol transfer family protein, with amino-acid sequence MAERVSSLLRRSVGHLEAEVPDSYRLILDKLGPLEVDLDVDGERFTLRGGNRLEVSDGVAGAAGARIATSRSTIRDILDATVGLSDAVDADSLRVFGSLDDILRAHDTLLAYVHAAVRAPSQPGLLAALREGCA; translated from the coding sequence ATGGCTGAGCGAGTTTCGTCGCTGTTGCGGCGTTCGGTCGGGCACCTCGAGGCGGAGGTTCCCGACAGCTACCGCCTCATCCTCGACAAACTCGGGCCGCTGGAGGTCGACCTCGACGTCGACGGCGAACGTTTCACGCTGCGCGGCGGCAACCGGCTCGAGGTCTCCGATGGGGTGGCCGGCGCGGCGGGCGCCCGGATCGCGACATCCCGATCCACGATCCGCGACATCCTGGATGCGACGGTCGGGCTCTCCGACGCCGTCGATGCGGACTCGCTACGGGTATTCGGCTCGCTGGATGACATCCTGCGTGCACACGACACCCTGCTGGCCTACGTCCACGCCGCAGTCCGGGCGCCATCGCAGCCCGGGCTGCTGGCCGCGCTCAGGGAGGGGTGCGCATGA
- a CDS encoding FAD-dependent oxidoreductase: MSETITTPASCARRPTVAVLGAGIAGLTAAHELAERGFEVTVYEWREDERNGLDGALPGTYPPVKLGGLAASQYSTVGTHDGSRAELRPFPGRRGQPRTPGRAVAGEHGFRFFPAYYLHTWDLFQRIPVYQRVETSSGGAGWTPTSRTVMDNVRRVITQGTTVNGKPSLVFPREAPRSPAEFLGILSQLKSLGFTLEDVGTFMSRVLRYLVTSPLRRASELQNLSAYDFFTGRENASGPPRYSYTPRFDEYLLEMPRVLAAFDSRWGDARTNLTTYLQLQLQMDRRDNKADGVLNGPTTESWFDHWYRHLLALGVTFVRGAAKCLDAPGGDPSQPPHLRPRAQITLEDGTRLTPDYTVVAVDAPAAERITETLRAAGTGGTVAGLNGFTTSIPPSNGPLEPDADRPQGRRDPYAMDEMGRVPWDRFQTLGGIQFYFDTEFQLLRGHVYFSGTEWGLSSINQHGMWERRPILNRDGHVSVLSVDIGDFNNPSRHLVDGLGRGKAARDCTADELAAEVWRQIVFALTSQVGNVPEALLPWPAWYALDRGLVLSGGSGQGSGRVIRNETPYLVPIVGDWTNRPGGDPWNPHGSSWGTRPFEDVWLEDLEQRNVWQARHGGYQVHNNSVVFAGTWAKTFTRMTSMEAAGESGRHAVNAILDHYIWVGSGGVDRREKTILNWQFPFGFVDQGFSSPIRMPTPAGDYCYVFDIENREPADTRALRALDSQYCQRSLPHPLDTPVPPSIGGTPMTGVTPPPADHNEQLLAYLAVWQQLLEKTMAMLGGPSVMATPGAIPGMPAGMSFPPPMAPGTPMPTVPPSPTDYAQQLFGYLQAWRQYLERVPGATTVPPQPAAAYPTTSPSSTPSFGSPQGYAAPDGGGGQPTPVGGSAEQTVPPPRGESLARTTRKQSTTKWPPEVLMPATEAGSQVPTSLFRLASEARLPQERGPGYDRPEAQRPPLSDTPEVRPEGQSPRASSLARVENVIPERGEGINAEVHPRDFQGIQDLRG, from the coding sequence ATGAGTGAGACGATCACGACCCCGGCGTCGTGCGCGCGGCGCCCCACTGTGGCCGTACTCGGAGCCGGTATCGCGGGGCTGACCGCCGCACACGAGCTGGCGGAGCGCGGTTTTGAGGTCACCGTGTACGAGTGGCGTGAGGACGAGCGCAATGGTTTGGATGGCGCGCTGCCCGGCACCTACCCGCCCGTCAAGCTCGGAGGTCTCGCCGCGTCCCAGTACTCGACGGTGGGCACACACGACGGTAGCCGCGCTGAGCTGCGCCCATTCCCCGGGCGGCGGGGCCAACCACGTACACCGGGGCGGGCGGTCGCGGGTGAACACGGTTTCCGCTTCTTCCCGGCGTATTACCTGCACACCTGGGACCTGTTTCAACGCATCCCCGTGTATCAGCGCGTGGAGACGTCGAGCGGCGGGGCCGGCTGGACTCCGACCTCGCGCACCGTCATGGACAACGTCAGGCGGGTCATCACCCAGGGCACCACCGTTAACGGCAAGCCGTCGCTGGTCTTCCCGCGTGAGGCCCCGCGCAGCCCCGCCGAGTTCCTTGGGATCCTCAGCCAGCTCAAGAGTCTGGGGTTCACGCTGGAGGATGTGGGGACCTTCATGAGTAGGGTGCTGCGGTACCTCGTCACCAGCCCACTGCGCCGCGCCAGTGAACTGCAGAACCTGTCGGCGTATGACTTCTTCACCGGGCGTGAGAATGCATCGGGGCCCCCTCGGTACTCGTACACGCCGCGGTTCGATGAGTACCTGTTGGAAATGCCGAGGGTTCTGGCGGCGTTCGACTCGCGGTGGGGTGACGCTCGGACGAACCTCACCACCTACCTTCAGCTTCAGCTGCAGATGGATCGTCGTGACAACAAGGCCGACGGGGTCCTCAACGGTCCCACCACCGAATCGTGGTTCGACCACTGGTACCGCCACCTGCTCGCCCTCGGGGTGACCTTCGTCCGGGGCGCCGCCAAGTGCCTCGATGCTCCCGGGGGCGACCCGAGTCAGCCACCTCATCTGCGACCCCGGGCACAGATCACGCTGGAGGACGGTACGCGGCTGACACCGGACTACACGGTCGTCGCCGTCGATGCCCCTGCGGCAGAACGGATCACCGAGACGCTCCGTGCGGCGGGCACAGGCGGGACCGTCGCCGGGTTGAACGGCTTCACCACATCGATTCCACCGTCCAACGGTCCGCTGGAGCCCGACGCCGATCGACCACAGGGCCGGCGCGATCCCTACGCGATGGACGAGATGGGACGCGTGCCCTGGGATCGGTTTCAGACGCTTGGTGGCATTCAGTTCTACTTTGACACCGAATTCCAGCTGCTCCGAGGACATGTGTACTTCTCGGGGACCGAATGGGGGCTGTCGTCGATCAACCAGCACGGCATGTGGGAGAGGCGGCCAATCCTGAACCGCGACGGTCACGTCTCGGTGCTGTCGGTCGACATCGGTGACTTCAACAACCCGTCCCGGCACCTGGTCGACGGGCTCGGACGCGGCAAGGCCGCGCGCGACTGCACAGCTGACGAGCTCGCCGCAGAGGTGTGGCGTCAGATCGTCTTCGCCTTGACGAGCCAGGTCGGCAACGTACCCGAGGCGCTGTTGCCGTGGCCAGCGTGGTACGCGCTCGACCGCGGCCTGGTCCTGTCCGGTGGGTCCGGTCAGGGATCGGGTCGGGTGATTCGCAACGAGACGCCGTACCTGGTTCCCATCGTCGGGGACTGGACGAATCGGCCCGGCGGCGACCCGTGGAACCCGCACGGTAGTTCCTGGGGGACAAGACCGTTCGAGGACGTCTGGCTCGAGGATCTCGAGCAGCGCAATGTCTGGCAGGCTCGGCACGGTGGCTATCAGGTGCACAACAACTCGGTGGTGTTCGCAGGCACCTGGGCCAAGACCTTCACCCGGATGACATCGATGGAGGCCGCGGGTGAGTCGGGGCGCCATGCGGTGAACGCCATTCTCGACCACTACATCTGGGTCGGCTCGGGGGGTGTTGACCGCCGGGAGAAGACCATTCTGAACTGGCAGTTTCCCTTCGGCTTCGTCGATCAGGGGTTCTCGAGCCCGATTCGGATGCCGACACCGGCCGGTGACTACTGCTATGTCTTCGACATCGAGAACAGGGAACCCGCCGACACTCGCGCTCTGCGGGCGCTGGACTCGCAGTACTGCCAGCGGTCGCTGCCCCATCCACTGGACACTCCCGTCCCCCCTTCCATAGGAGGTACACCCATGACCGGAGTTACACCGCCACCGGCCGATCACAACGAGCAGTTGCTCGCCTATCTTGCTGTCTGGCAACAGCTTCTGGAGAAGACGATGGCCATGCTTGGCGGACCATCGGTCATGGCCACTCCCGGTGCGATACCGGGCATGCCAGCCGGGATGTCGTTCCCGCCGCCGATGGCCCCAGGAACTCCCATGCCGACCGTGCCGCCGTCGCCGACGGACTACGCGCAGCAGTTGTTCGGCTACCTGCAGGCCTGGCGGCAGTATCTCGAGCGGGTGCCGGGTGCTACGACGGTGCCGCCGCAACCAGCAGCCGCGTATCCGACGACATCCCCGTCATCGACTCCATCGTTCGGGAGCCCGCAAGGATATGCCGCACCCGATGGCGGCGGTGGACAGCCGACACCCGTGGGTGGTTCGGCCGAGCAGACAGTGCCGCCTCCCCGCGGAGAGTCGTTGGCGCGGACCACTCGCAAGCAGTCGACGACCAAGTGGCCGCCGGAGGTCCTCATGCCGGCCACCGAGGCCGGAAGCCAGGTTCCCACCAGCCTCTTCCGGTTGGCCTCCGAGGCCCGCTTGCCGCAGGAACGCGGACCCGGCTACGACCGCCCAGAGGCCCAGAGACCGCCCTTGAGCGATACGCCCGAGGTGCGGCCGGAGGGGCAGTCACCGCGCGCGTCGTCACTGGCTCGGGTCGAGAACGTCATTCCGGAACGCGGCGAGGGGATCAACGCGGAGGTGCACCCCCGGGACTTCCAGGGCATTCAGGACCTCCGGGGGTAA